One part of the Fusobacterium pseudoperiodonticum genome encodes these proteins:
- the cysK gene encoding cysteine synthase A codes for MIYNNLLDLIGNTPVVKVNFKDENIADVYVKLEKFNLSGSVKDRAALGMIEAAERDGLLKEGSVIIEPTSGNTGIALSLIGRLKGYKVVIVMPDTMSIERRSTLKAYGAELILTDGSKGIGEAIAVAEKLVAENPNYFMPQQFNNKANPEKHYETTGKEILDDFKVVDAFVAGVGTGGTLVGIGKRLKERSKDTKVIGVEPSTSAVLSGEAPGKHSIQGIGTGFIPENYDATVVDEVIKISSEEALEFAKKASHDFGLFVGISSGANIAAAYHVAKKLGKGKTVVTIAPDGGEKYLSIEAFLTK; via the coding sequence ATGATATATAATAACTTACTAGATTTAATTGGAAATACACCTGTTGTGAAGGTTAATTTTAAAGATGAAAATATTGCAGATGTATATGTAAAACTTGAAAAATTCAATTTAAGTGGAAGTGTTAAAGATAGAGCAGCTTTAGGAATGATAGAAGCTGCAGAAAGAGATGGTTTATTAAAAGAAGGTAGTGTTATAATAGAACCTACATCAGGAAATACAGGAATAGCACTTTCATTAATCGGAAGATTAAAAGGATATAAAGTTGTAATCGTTATGCCAGATACTATGAGTATAGAAAGAAGATCAACTTTAAAAGCATATGGAGCAGAACTTATCTTAACAGATGGAAGTAAAGGAATAGGAGAAGCAATTGCAGTTGCAGAAAAATTAGTTGCAGAAAATCCAAACTACTTTATGCCACAACAATTTAATAATAAAGCTAATCCAGAAAAACACTATGAAACAACAGGAAAGGAAATATTAGATGACTTTAAAGTTGTAGATGCTTTTGTTGCAGGTGTTGGAACAGGAGGAACTTTAGTAGGAATAGGAAAGAGACTAAAAGAAAGATCAAAAGATACAAAAGTAATTGGAGTTGAACCTAGTACATCGGCTGTTCTTTCAGGAGAAGCACCTGGAAAACACTCTATACAAGGTATAGGAACAGGATTTATTCCAGAAAACTATGATGCTACTGTTGTAGATGAAGTTATAAAAATATCTTCAGAAGAAGCATTAGAATTTGCTAAAAAAGCTTCTCATGATTTCGGATTATTTGTAGGAATTTCATCAGGTGCAAACATTGCTGCAGCTTATCATGTTGCAAAGAAATTAGGAAAAGGTAAAACAGTTGTTACAATAGCTCCAGATGGTGGAGAAAAATATCTATCTATTGAAGCATTTTTAACAAAATAA
- the epsC gene encoding serine O-acetyltransferase EpsC — protein sequence MNIFKWLKDEFLNIQQKDPAVKSKLEIILYASFHAVLYHKLAHFLYKCKLYFLARLISQIARFLTGIEIHPGATLGRRVFFDHGMGIVIGETAIVGDDCVIFHGVTLGGLSSKKPNQTNSSKRHPTIKNNVMLGAGAKLLGDITIGENVKVGANAVVLTDVPDNAIAVGIPARIIVKE from the coding sequence GTGAATATTTTTAAATGGTTAAAGGATGAATTTTTAAATATACAACAAAAGGATCCAGCAGTAAAAAGTAAATTAGAAATAATATTATATGCTTCTTTTCATGCTGTGTTATACCATAAATTAGCTCACTTTCTTTATAAATGCAAGTTATACTTCTTAGCTAGACTTATATCACAGATAGCAAGATTTTTAACAGGAATTGAAATACATCCAGGGGCAACATTAGGAAGAAGAGTGTTCTTTGATCATGGAATGGGAATAGTAATAGGTGAAACAGCTATCGTAGGAGATGATTGTGTAATATTTCATGGAGTTACTTTAGGTGGACTTAGTTCAAAAAAACCTAATCAAACAAATAGTAGCAAGAGACATCCTACTATAAAGAATAATGTTATGCTTGGAGCAGGAGCAAAACTTTTAGGAGATATAACTATAGGTGAAAATGTAAAAGTTGGAGCCAATGCAGTTGTTTTAACAGATGTACCTGATAATGCTATAGCAGTAGGAATTCCTGCTAGAATTATTGTCAAAGAGTAG
- a CDS encoding GNAT family N-acetyltransferase produces MNDIVHYEGNGFYIYDDNKEILARLEYKRNGNTLIFDHTVVSDKLKGQGIAGKLLDVAVDYARKNNFKVHPVCSYVVKKFESGNYDDIKI; encoded by the coding sequence ATGAATGATATAGTTCACTATGAAGGAAATGGTTTCTATATATATGATGATAATAAAGAAATCTTAGCAAGACTTGAATATAAAAGAAATGGAAATACTTTAATTTTTGATCATACAGTTGTTTCAGATAAACTAAAAGGTCAAGGTATAGCAGGAAAACTTTTAGATGTTGCTGTAGACTATGCTAGAAAAAATAATTTTAAAGTTCATCCTGTTTGCTCTTATGTAGTAAAAAAATTTGAAAGTGGAAATTATGATGATATAAAAATCTAA
- a CDS encoding MBL fold metallo-hydrolase: protein MIYYIYHSGFLLELEKSILIFDFYRIPTDKKNEEENFISKFIKRTDKKVYVFSSHSHSDHFNKEILKWLNLNENIKYILSDDIKIHKHKNFYFTKEGDSFELDNLKISTFGSTDLGSSFYVNVEDKNIFHSGDLHLWHWEDDTPEEEKTMYDAYMSELEKIKKLDRIDIAFVPVDPRLGVNTLEGVELFYKVLKPKLIVPMHFSDDYSQMKNFIETFKNIKDVEVIEIDESMKKILE from the coding sequence ATGATTTATTATATTTATCATAGTGGATTTTTGCTGGAGTTAGAAAAAAGTATTTTAATATTTGATTTTTATAGAATTCCAACTGATAAGAAAAATGAAGAAGAAAATTTTATAAGTAAATTTATAAAAAGAACTGATAAAAAAGTTTATGTATTTTCTTCACATAGTCATAGTGATCATTTTAATAAAGAAATATTAAAATGGTTAAACTTAAATGAAAATATTAAATATATCTTAAGTGATGATATAAAGATACATAAACATAAAAACTTTTACTTTACAAAGGAGGGAGATAGCTTTGAATTAGATAATTTAAAAATAAGTACTTTTGGTTCAACAGACTTAGGTTCTTCTTTTTATGTTAATGTTGAAGATAAAAATATTTTCCACTCTGGAGACTTACATCTATGGCACTGGGAAGATGACACTCCTGAAGAAGAAAAAACAATGTATGATGCCTATATGTCAGAGTTAGAAAAAATAAAGAAATTAGATAGAATAGATATAGCCTTTGTACCTGTAGATCCAAGATTAGGAGTTAATACACTAGAGGGTGTAGAATTGTTCTATAAAGTTTTAAAGCCGAAATTAATAGTTCCTATGCATTTTTCTGATGATTATAGTCAAATGAAAAATTTTATAGAAACTTTTAAAAATATTAAAGATGTCGAAGTTATAGAAATAGATGAGAGTATGAAAAAAATATTGGAGTGA
- a CDS encoding DEAD/DEAH box helicase, whose protein sequence is MVDVSFYMLVEEEGSFSLALYDSEKNVISNYSNLRQNVVNDYIENLENEREFFISWDEKKSEYLSIDSTLLKYLLEYGNFVNSDFEKIEKSELTNISLLIRENREIEDKLDIFIEINDNLLSKKNIIDNYIYSQGVFYEVKGLGEFTLDELFQKIDKYELETYCSLILKNYNNVELKYEDYETINAEEKLAIPQIIIEKISFDNSLYLKVNSIISTMDYDFFKKNNLENIVTVNEVEKKLEISRINLENLTSDMLEIVKVLVKLQKNTGLKSSYYIDNENFIILNEEIAKEFVKKELLQLANKYSIIGTDKLRKYNIKAVRPRLSGKFSYHLNYLEGEVDIEIEGEKFSIQELLNKYRKDEYIVLSDGTNALINREYIEKLQRIFKDEDENKVKISFFDMPIVQDILDEKTFNNEFAGNKDFFEGINKINENDIVFPKLNATLRDYQKYGYKWLKYLTDNRLGACLADDMGLGKTLQAIALISKTHEEKKKRTMVIMPKSLIFNWESEIKKFAPNLKIAVYYGINRELSILKKADVVLTTYGTIRNDIENLLKEKFDLLVLDESQNIKNINSQTTKAVLLLNAEKRVALSGTPVENNLLELYSLFRFLNPEMFGTVQSFTNNYIIPIQKYSDTSTIEELRKKIYPFLLRRVKKEVLADLPDKIEKLVYVDMNEEHRKYYEEKRRYYYSLLENNTSSQGTFDKFFVLQAINELRHIVSSPELDNNKIISSKKEVLIENVIEAIENDHKVLIFVNYLSSIESICNSLKENKIKFLKMTGQTKDRQSLVDKFQSDNRYKVFVMTLKTGGVGLNLVSADTIFIYDPWWNKTVENQAIDRAYRLGQDKTVFAYKMIMRNTIEEKILKLQEIKDKLLDDLISEDNLSTKNLSKNDIEFILGN, encoded by the coding sequence ATGGTTGATGTTAGTTTTTATATGCTAGTTGAAGAAGAGGGAAGCTTCTCACTAGCCCTGTATGATTCTGAAAAGAATGTGATTAGTAATTACTCTAATTTAAGACAGAATGTAGTAAACGATTATATAGAAAATTTAGAGAATGAAAGAGAATTTTTCATCAGTTGGGATGAAAAGAAAAGTGAATATTTAAGTATAGATAGTACTTTATTAAAGTATCTTTTAGAATATGGAAATTTTGTAAATAGTGATTTTGAAAAAATAGAAAAAAGTGAATTAACAAATATATCTCTTTTAATAAGAGAAAATCGTGAAATAGAGGATAAATTAGATATTTTTATTGAAATAAATGATAATCTTTTATCTAAGAAAAATATAATAGATAACTATATTTATTCACAGGGAGTATTTTATGAGGTTAAAGGACTAGGAGAATTTACTCTTGATGAACTATTCCAAAAGATAGATAAATATGAGCTTGAGACTTACTGTTCTTTAATCTTAAAAAATTATAACAATGTAGAGTTAAAATATGAAGATTATGAAACTATAAATGCTGAAGAGAAGCTTGCTATTCCACAGATAATAATAGAAAAGATTTCTTTTGATAACAGTCTTTATTTAAAGGTTAATTCTATTATTTCTACAATGGACTATGATTTTTTTAAGAAAAATAATTTAGAAAATATTGTTACTGTAAATGAAGTTGAAAAGAAGCTAGAAATATCTAGGATAAACTTAGAAAATTTAACTTCAGATATGCTAGAGATAGTAAAAGTTTTAGTTAAGCTTCAAAAAAATACAGGTCTAAAGTCTTCATACTATATAGATAATGAAAACTTTATTATCTTAAATGAGGAAATCGCAAAGGAGTTCGTAAAGAAAGAGTTACTTCAACTAGCTAATAAATACAGTATTATAGGTACAGATAAGTTAAGAAAGTATAATATAAAGGCTGTGAGACCTAGATTAAGTGGAAAATTTAGTTATCACCTTAATTATCTTGAAGGAGAAGTTGACATTGAAATTGAAGGTGAAAAATTCTCTATACAAGAGCTTTTAAATAAGTATAGAAAAGATGAGTATATAGTTTTAAGTGATGGAACAAATGCTTTAATAAATAGAGAGTATATAGAGAAGTTGCAGAGAATATTCAAAGATGAGGATGAAAATAAGGTAAAAATTTCCTTCTTTGATATGCCTATAGTTCAAGATATACTTGATGAGAAAACTTTTAATAATGAATTTGCAGGAAATAAAGATTTCTTTGAAGGAATAAATAAGATCAATGAAAATGACATAGTTTTCCCTAAATTAAATGCAACTCTTAGAGATTATCAAAAATATGGATACAAATGGCTAAAGTATCTGACAGATAATAGATTAGGAGCTTGTTTGGCTGATGATATGGGGCTAGGAAAGACTTTACAAGCCATAGCTTTAATTTCTAAAACTCATGAAGAGAAAAAGAAAAGAACTATGGTTATAATGCCTAAGAGCTTAATATTTAACTGGGAAAGTGAAATTAAAAAGTTTGCACCAAACTTAAAAATAGCTGTGTATTATGGTATAAATAGAGAACTTTCTATATTGAAGAAAGCAGATGTTGTATTGACAACCTATGGGACTATAAGAAATGATATTGAAAATCTTTTAAAAGAAAAATTTGATTTACTTGTGTTAGATGAGTCTCAAAATATAAAGAATATCAATTCACAAACTACAAAGGCAGTATTACTTTTAAATGCTGAAAAAAGAGTAGCTTTAAGTGGTACACCTGTTGAAAATAATTTATTGGAGCTATATTCTCTATTTAGATTTTTAAATCCTGAGATGTTTGGAACAGTACAAAGTTTTACTAACAACTATATAATACCTATACAAAAATACTCAGATACTTCAACTATAGAAGAATTAAGAAAGAAGATTTATCCTTTCTTATTGAGAAGAGTAAAGAAAGAAGTTTTAGCAGATTTACCAGATAAAATAGAAAAACTAGTATATGTTGATATGAATGAAGAACATAGGAAATACTATGAAGAAAAAAGAAGATACTATTATTCTCTTTTGGAAAATAACACTTCAAGTCAAGGAACTTTCGATAAGTTTTTTGTACTTCAGGCAATAAATGAACTAAGACATATAGTTAGTTCACCTGAATTAGATAATAACAAAATAATTTCAAGTAAGAAGGAAGTTTTAATAGAGAATGTTATTGAAGCAATAGAAAATGACCATAAAGTATTAATTTTTGTGAACTATTTATCTTCAATAGAAAGTATATGTAATTCATTAAAAGAAAATAAAATTAAATTTTTAAAAATGACAGGACAAACTAAAGATAGACAAAGTCTAGTTGATAAGTTTCAAAGTGATAATAGATATAAAGTTTTTGTTATGACCCTAAAAACAGGGGGAGTAGGCTTAAATTTAGTATCAGCAGATACAATCTTCATCTATGACCCTTGGTGGAATAAAACAGTTGAAAATCAAGCTATAGACAGAGCATATAGATTAGGACAGGATAAAACTGTATTTGCCTATAAAATGATTATGAGAAACACAATAGAAGAAAAAATACTAAAATTACAAGAAATCAAAGATAAACTATTGGACGATTTAATCTCTGAAGATAATTTATCAACAAAAAACCTTTCTAAAAATGATATAGAATTCATTTTAGGAAATTAG
- the dnaE gene encoding DNA polymerase III subunit alpha, whose amino-acid sequence MENNFVHLNLHTEYSLLEGVNSIDSFLARAKELGMNSLAVTDYANMFCAIEFYEKAKKMGIKPIIGLELPLYEKEEQNIFTLTLLAKDYEGYKNLVKLASELYKKKDNRELRISKEILKEHSKGLIALSSSMKGEIGKAILMNFPSEKLDKIVDEYIEIFSKENFYLEIQANELPETKVINEKFYDLAKEKNLELVATNNVHYVDRDGYELQDIVICIQSGWKLKDKNRKKAVSKELYLKSKEEMQRSLDERFHKAIENTNYIASLCNLEIEFGNLQFPYYEVPNQYSGMDEYLKAICYENIKKIYKENLTKDILERLEYELSVIIKMGYSGYFIVVWDFIAYAKRNGIPVGPGRGSAAGSLVAYCLGITMIDPIRYNLLFERFLNPERISMPDIDIDICRERRDELIDYVVHKYGRERVAHIITFGRMKARAAIRDIGRVLDIDLKKIDRLSKLVSSFQTLEKTLKENVEVAKLYTTDIELQKVIDLSIRIENKIRHVSTHAAGILITKEDLDRTVPIYLDEKEGVIATQYQMKELEDLGLLKIDFLGLKNLSNIQRTIDYIKKYKNIDIELYKIPLDDKKVFEMLSQGDSTGVFQLESPGIRKIMKRLKPNKLEDIVALLALYRPGPLQSGMVDDFINRKNGKEKIEYPHKNLEIILKETYGVILYQEQVMKIASYMANYSLGEADLLRRAMGKKNFAIMRENREKFIQRAVENNYTEEKADEIFELIDKFAGYGFNKSHSVAYAMISYWTAYLKAHYPAFYFAAVMTSEISETGDVAYYFNDAKEHRISIYPPNVNTPSAYFEIKNDGISYSLAAIKNLGLNLAKKIVEDYEKHGAYTKLDEFVLRNKKNGINKRVLEALILSGALDELEGNRKEKFLSIDKVLDFVSKAPKTDEIQQMNLFGAASKTINKFALTNSDDFNLDEKLTKEKEFLGFYLSSHPLDKYKDIITAFSINKLSEIDVEESKVIKTFGTITGLKKVLTKKDEQMALFSILCYDRIISCIAFPKTYDKFLEEIIEKKTVYIEGKIQIDEYKGEKTIKLLVEKIISLDKLYDYPAKKLFVLIEEEDRYKYSRLRELINTNKGKIEFLFAIKNKDEKRIQNPGVKVKLSREFLEQLVELMGLEKIKIQM is encoded by the coding sequence ATGGAGAATAATTTTGTTCATTTGAATTTACATACTGAATATAGCCTTTTAGAAGGGGTAAATAGCATAGATAGTTTTTTAGCAAGAGCAAAAGAATTAGGTATGAACTCTTTGGCTGTGACAGATTATGCCAATATGTTCTGTGCTATTGAATTCTATGAAAAGGCTAAGAAGATGGGAATCAAGCCAATTATTGGTTTAGAACTTCCACTTTACGAAAAAGAAGAGCAAAATATTTTTACCTTGACTTTGCTTGCTAAAGATTATGAAGGCTATAAAAATTTAGTAAAATTAGCCTCTGAACTATATAAGAAAAAAGATAATAGAGAATTAAGAATAAGTAAAGAGATATTAAAAGAACATAGCAAGGGTTTAATAGCACTTTCTTCTTCTATGAAGGGAGAAATAGGGAAGGCTATTTTAATGAATTTCCCTAGTGAGAAACTAGATAAAATAGTTGATGAATATATAGAAATATTTTCAAAAGAAAATTTCTATTTAGAGATACAGGCTAATGAACTTCCTGAAACCAAAGTAATCAATGAAAAATTCTATGATTTAGCAAAAGAAAAAAATCTAGAATTAGTAGCAACTAACAATGTTCACTATGTTGATAGAGATGGCTATGAATTACAAGACATAGTAATTTGTATACAGTCAGGTTGGAAGCTTAAAGATAAAAATAGAAAAAAAGCTGTCTCAAAAGAACTGTATTTAAAATCAAAAGAAGAAATGCAAAGAAGCCTAGATGAAAGATTTCATAAGGCTATAGAAAACACAAACTATATAGCAAGTTTATGTAATTTAGAAATAGAATTTGGAAATTTACAATTTCCATATTATGAAGTTCCTAATCAATATTCAGGAATGGACGAATATTTAAAAGCTATATGCTATGAAAATATTAAAAAAATATATAAAGAAAATTTGACTAAAGATATCTTAGAAAGACTTGAATATGAACTCTCAGTTATTATAAAAATGGGATATTCAGGTTATTTTATAGTAGTTTGGGACTTTATTGCCTATGCTAAGAGAAATGGTATACCTGTTGGACCAGGAAGAGGTTCAGCAGCTGGAAGTTTAGTTGCCTATTGTCTAGGAATAACTATGATAGATCCTATAAGGTATAACTTACTCTTTGAAAGATTTTTAAATCCTGAAAGAATATCTATGCCCGATATAGATATAGACATCTGTCGTGAAAGACGTGATGAGCTTATAGACTATGTTGTGCATAAATATGGAAGGGAAAGAGTTGCCCATATTATAACTTTTGGTAGAATGAAAGCAAGGGCAGCAATAAGAGATATAGGTAGAGTTTTAGATATTGATTTGAAAAAAATAGATAGGTTGAGTAAATTAGTTTCTTCTTTTCAAACTTTAGAAAAAACTTTAAAAGAAAATGTGGAAGTTGCAAAACTATATACAACAGATATTGAATTACAAAAAGTTATAGATCTATCAATAAGAATTGAAAATAAGATAAGACATGTATCTACCCATGCAGCAGGTATTCTTATAACTAAGGAAGACTTAGATAGAACAGTTCCTATTTATTTAGATGAAAAAGAAGGAGTTATAGCAACTCAATATCAAATGAAAGAGCTTGAAGATCTAGGACTTTTAAAAATAGATTTCCTAGGTTTAAAAAATCTTTCAAATATACAAAGAACAATAGACTATATCAAAAAATATAAAAATATAGATATAGAACTATATAAAATTCCACTTGATGATAAAAAAGTTTTTGAAATGTTATCACAAGGAGATTCAACGGGAGTTTTCCAGTTGGAATCACCAGGAATTAGAAAAATAATGAAGAGATTAAAACCTAATAAGCTAGAGGATATAGTGGCACTATTAGCTCTATATAGACCGGGACCTTTACAGTCAGGAATGGTTGATGACTTTATCAACAGAAAAAATGGTAAAGAGAAAATAGAATATCCACATAAGAATTTGGAGATAATCTTAAAGGAAACTTATGGAGTAATTCTCTATCAAGAACAAGTTATGAAAATAGCAAGTTATATGGCAAACTATAGTCTTGGAGAAGCAGATTTGTTAAGACGGGCTATGGGGAAAAAGAACTTTGCTATAATGAGAGAAAATAGAGAAAAATTTATACAGAGAGCGGTTGAGAATAACTATACTGAAGAGAAAGCTGACGAAATATTTGAATTGATAGATAAGTTTGCAGGCTATGGTTTCAATAAATCTCACTCTGTAGCCTATGCTATGATTTCATACTGGACAGCTTACTTAAAGGCACATTACCCGGCTTTCTACTTTGCTGCTGTTATGACTTCAGAAATTTCTGAAACAGGTGATGTTGCATATTACTTTAATGATGCAAAAGAACATAGAATAAGTATATATCCGCCTAATGTAAATACTCCAAGTGCATATTTTGAAATAAAAAATGATGGAATAAGCTACTCTCTTGCGGCAATTAAAAATCTTGGCTTAAATCTAGCAAAGAAAATTGTGGAAGATTATGAAAAACACGGTGCTTATACAAAATTAGATGAATTTGTACTTAGAAATAAAAAAAATGGGATAAATAAAAGGGTCCTAGAAGCTTTAATTTTGTCAGGTGCTTTAGATGAACTTGAAGGAAATAGAAAGGAAAAATTCCTATCAATAGATAAGGTACTGGACTTTGTTTCAAAAGCTCCAAAAACAGATGAAATTCAACAGATGAATCTCTTTGGAGCAGCAAGTAAGACTATAAATAAGTTTGCCTTAACTAATAGTGATGACTTTAATTTAGATGAAAAGTTGACTAAGGAAAAAGAATTTTTAGGTTTCTATTTAAGTTCACATCCTTTAGATAAGTATAAAGATATAATCACAGCCTTTTCTATAAATAAACTTTCTGAAATAGATGTAGAAGAAAGTAAAGTTATAAAAACTTTTGGAACTATCACAGGTCTAAAAAAAGTTTTAACTAAAAAAGACGAGCAGATGGCTTTATTTTCTATACTTTGTTATGATAGAATAATTTCTTGTATAGCTTTCCCTAAGACTTATGATAAGTTTTTAGAAGAGATTATAGAGAAGAAAACAGTCTATATCGAAGGAAAAATACAGATAGATGAGTATAAGGGTGAAAAAACTATTAAACTACTTGTAGAAAAAATAATTTCTTTAGATAAGCTCTATGACTATCCTGCTAAAAAGTTATTTGTTCTGATTGAAGAAGAGGATAGATATAAATATAGTAGACTTAGAGAACTAATTAATACTAATAAGGGAAAAATAGAATTTCTATTTGCCATAAAAAATAAAGATGAAAAAAGAATTCAAAATCCAGGTGTAAAAGTAAAACTTAGTAGAGAATTTCTAGAGCAATTAGTTGAACTTATGGGACTAGAAAAAATAAAAATTCAAATGTAA
- a CDS encoding Glu/Leu/Phe/Val family dehydrogenase: MSKETLNPLESGQKQVKIACDALGLDPAVYELLKEPQRIIEISIPVRMDDGSVKTFKGYRSAHNDAVGPYKGGIRFHQNVNSDEVKALSLWMSIKCQVTGIPYGGGKGGITVDPSELSQRELEQLSRGWVRGMWKYLGEKVDIPAPDVNTNGQIMAWMQDEYNKLSGEQTIGVFTGKPLSYGGSQGRNEATGFGVAVTMREAFTALGKDLKGATVAVQGFGNVGKYSVKNIMKLGGKVVAVAEFEKGKGAFAVYKAEGFTFEELEAAKAAGSLTKVAGAKELTMDEFWALDVEAIAPCALENAITNHEAELIKAGIICEGANGPITPEADEVLYKKGIVVTPDVLTNAGGVTVSYFEWVQNIYGYYWTEKEVEEKEERAMVDAFKPIWALKKEFDEKGQPISFRQATYMKSIKRIAEAMKIRGWY, translated from the coding sequence ATGAGTAAAGAAACTTTAAACCCACTAGAAAGCGGACAAAAACAAGTTAAAATAGCATGTGATGCTTTAGGATTAGATCCAGCAGTATATGAACTATTAAAGGAACCTCAAAGAATAATAGAAATCTCTATTCCTGTAAGAATGGATGATGGATCTGTAAAAACTTTTAAAGGATACAGATCAGCTCACAATGACGCTGTAGGACCATATAAAGGAGGAATTAGATTCCACCAAAACGTTAACTCTGATGAAGTAAAAGCTCTTTCTTTATGGATGAGTATCAAATGTCAAGTTACTGGAATCCCTTATGGAGGAGGTAAAGGTGGAATTACTGTAGATCCTTCTGAATTATCTCAAAGAGAATTAGAACAATTATCAAGAGGATGGGTAAGAGGAATGTGGAAATACTTAGGAGAAAAAGTTGACATTCCTGCTCCAGACGTTAATACAAACGGACAAATCATGGCTTGGATGCAAGATGAATACAATAAATTATCTGGAGAACAAACTATAGGAGTTTTCACAGGTAAACCTTTATCTTATGGAGGATCTCAAGGAAGAAACGAAGCAACTGGATTTGGTGTTGCAGTAACTATGAGAGAAGCTTTCACTGCATTAGGAAAAGACCTTAAAGGTGCAACAGTTGCAGTTCAAGGATTTGGAAATGTTGGAAAATACTCTGTAAAAAATATTATGAAATTAGGTGGAAAAGTTGTAGCAGTTGCTGAATTCGAAAAAGGAAAAGGAGCTTTCGCTGTTTATAAAGCTGAAGGATTCACATTTGAAGAATTAGAAGCTGCTAAAGCTGCTGGAAGCTTAACAAAAGTTGCTGGAGCAAAAGAATTAACTATGGACGAATTCTGGGCTTTAGATGTTGAAGCTATCGCTCCATGTGCATTAGAAAATGCTATCACTAACCACGAAGCTGAATTAATAAAAGCTGGAATCATCTGTGAAGGAGCAAACGGACCAATAACTCCAGAAGCTGATGAAGTTCTTTATAAAAAAGGTATAGTTGTTACTCCTGACGTTTTAACAAATGCTGGAGGAGTTACAGTATCTTACTTCGAATGGGTTCAAAATATCTATGGATACTATTGGACAGAAAAAGAAGTTGAAGAAAAAGAAGAAAGAGCAATGGTTGATGCATTCAAACCTATATGGGCATTAAAGAAAGAGTTTGATGAAAAAGGACAACCTATTTCTTTCAGACAAGCTACTTACATGAAATCTATTAAGAGAATAGCTGAAGCTATGAAAATCAGAGGATGGTACTAA
- a CDS encoding 2-hydroxyacid dehydrogenase: MKVLFYGVREVEVPLFHEQNKRFGFDLELIPDYLNSKETAEKAKGFECVVLRGNCFATKEVLDMYKEYGVKYLFTRTVGTNHIDVKYAKELGFKLAYVPFYSPNAIAELAVSLAMSLLRHLPYTAEKFNKKDFTVDAKMFSREIRNCTVGVVGLGRIGFTAAKLFKGLGANVIGYDMFPKTGVEDIVTQVSMEELVEKSDIITLHAPFIKENGKIVTKEFLSKMKENSILINTARGELMDLEAVVAALESGHLAGAGIDTIEGEVNYFFKNFSNDEAKFKLEYPLFNKLIELYPRVLVTPHVGSYTDEAASNMIETSLENLKEYLDTGACKNDIKA; encoded by the coding sequence ATGAAAGTTTTATTTTATGGTGTAAGAGAAGTTGAAGTACCTTTATTTCATGAACAAAATAAGAGATTTGGATTTGATTTAGAATTAATTCCTGATTATCTTAACAGTAAAGAAACTGCTGAAAAAGCAAAAGGATTCGAATGTGTAGTTCTACGTGGAAACTGTTTTGCTACAAAAGAAGTATTAGATATGTATAAAGAATATGGAGTAAAATATCTATTCACAAGAACAGTTGGAACTAACCATATTGATGTTAAATATGCTAAAGAATTAGGATTCAAATTAGCTTATGTTCCTTTCTATTCTCCAAATGCAATAGCTGAATTAGCTGTTTCATTAGCAATGTCTTTATTAAGACACTTACCTTATACTGCTGAAAAATTTAACAAAAAAGATTTCACAGTTGATGCTAAAATGTTCTCAAGAGAAATTAGAAACTGTACAGTAGGAGTAGTTGGATTAGGAAGAATCGGATTCACTGCTGCTAAATTATTCAAAGGTTTAGGAGCTAACGTTATAGGATATGATATGTTCCCTAAAACAGGTGTTGAAGATATAGTTACTCAAGTTTCTATGGAAGAATTAGTAGAAAAAAGTGATATCATAACTTTACATGCTCCATTCATAAAAGAAAATGGAAAAATTGTTACTAAAGAATTCTTAAGCAAAATGAAAGAAAATTCAATATTAATCAATACTGCAAGAGGAGAATTAATGGATTTAGAAGCTGTTGTTGCTGCTCTTGAAAGTGGACACCTAGCTGGTGCTGGTATAGATACTATTGAAGGAGAAGTTAACTACTTCTTTAAAAACTTCTCAAATGATGAAGCTAAATTTAAATTAGAATATCCTCTATTCAATAAATTAATAGAATTATATCCAAGAGTTTTAGTAACTCCTCACGTTGGATCTTATACTGATGAAGCTGCATCAAATATGATAGAAACTTCATTAGAAAACTTAAAAGAATACTTAGATACTGGTGCTTGCAAAAACGATATAAAAGCATAG